Proteins co-encoded in one Acidobacteriota bacterium genomic window:
- a CDS encoding polysaccharide deacetylase family protein, which yields MALTFDDVPYVDVGDAQLSKVQRVTGELLRVLASHKAPAVAFVNEAKVSLGGETSARLALLQQWVDSGAILGNHTYSHADFNTQSVEEFEAEITKGAAIIGGLMRPRQPYPLFFRHPQTHTGDTKDKKEAIERFLEARGYRVAPHTIDSSDFIFNVGFVRATNGNDPATARRLGMAYVDFVISATEFAERMSPQVFDHDIPQTILLHANDINAGVLDILLTRLEQRGYQFITLEAAMVDPAYQTKDTLVTKSGPTWLWRWMKSRGMAVSFRGDPEPPGWVVALYNLNR from the coding sequence ATGGCGCTGACATTTGACGACGTTCCCTATGTAGACGTCGGAGACGCTCAGTTGTCGAAAGTTCAGCGCGTGACCGGCGAGTTACTTCGCGTTCTTGCGTCGCATAAGGCGCCAGCTGTCGCGTTTGTGAATGAGGCCAAAGTCAGCCTCGGCGGGGAGACTTCCGCCCGGCTCGCGCTGCTTCAGCAGTGGGTCGATAGCGGTGCGATTCTCGGCAACCACACGTATTCACATGCGGATTTCAACACTCAATCCGTTGAAGAGTTCGAAGCTGAAATCACCAAAGGAGCTGCCATCATCGGTGGGCTCATGCGTCCGCGCCAGCCCTACCCGCTGTTCTTTCGGCATCCTCAAACCCATACCGGGGATACGAAAGACAAAAAGGAGGCGATTGAACGGTTTCTCGAAGCGCGTGGGTATAGGGTGGCTCCACATACCATCGACAGTTCGGACTTCATCTTCAACGTCGGCTTCGTCCGCGCGACGAATGGCAACGACCCCGCAACGGCTCGTCGTCTTGGTATGGCCTATGTCGATTTCGTGATCAGCGCTACGGAATTCGCGGAACGCATGTCACCACAGGTGTTCGACCACGATATTCCTCAGACGATTCTTCTCCATGCGAACGACATCAACGCAGGTGTTCTCGATATTCTGTTGACGAGGCTCGAACAGCGCGGCTATCAATTCATTACGCTGGAGGCGGCGATGGTCGATCCGGCATATCAGACCAAGGACACACTGGTTACGAAGTCTGGGCCGACCTGGCTGTGGCGGTGGATGAAGAGTCGAGGAATGGCGGTTAGTTTCCGCGGCGATCCTGAACCGCCAGGTTGGGTAGTTGCCCTGTACAATCTCAATCGCTGA